The following coding sequences lie in one Oceanicola sp. 502str15 genomic window:
- the purB gene encoding adenylosuccinate lyase — translation MIPRYSRPEMTAIWEPATKFRIWYEIEAHACDAMANLGVIPRENAEAVWKAKDVEFDVARIDEIEAVTKHDVIAFLTHLAEHVGSEEARFVHQGMTSSDVLDTCLNVQLTRAADILLDDMDGLLEALKKRAMEHKHTVRVGRSHGIHAEPTTMGLTFARFYAEMDRNKARLKAAREEIATGAISGAVGTFANIDPAVEEHVCAKLGLHPEPISTQVIPRDRHAMFFAVLGVIASSIENVAIEIRHMQRTEVLEGAEFFSMGQKGSSAMPHKKNPVLTENLTGLARLVRMAVIPAMENVALWHERDISHSSVERAIGPDATITLDFALKRLTGVIDKMLIFPENMLDNMNKFPGLVMSQRVLLALTQAGVSREDAYAMVQRNALKVWEDRVDFREQLLADADVVAALGEEAINEKFDMGYHTKHVDTIFTRVFG, via the coding sequence ATGATCCCCCGCTATTCCCGCCCCGAGATGACCGCCATCTGGGAACCCGCCACCAAGTTCCGCATCTGGTATGAGATCGAGGCCCACGCCTGCGACGCCATGGCAAACCTCGGGGTGATCCCGCGCGAGAATGCCGAGGCCGTCTGGAAAGCCAAGGACGTCGAATTCGACGTCGCCCGCATCGACGAGATCGAAGCCGTCACCAAGCATGATGTCATCGCCTTCCTGACCCATCTGGCCGAACACGTCGGCTCCGAAGAGGCCCGCTTCGTCCATCAGGGCATGACCTCCTCGGATGTGCTCGACACCTGCCTCAACGTCCAGCTCACCCGCGCCGCCGACATCCTGCTCGACGATATGGATGGCCTGCTCGAAGCCCTCAAGAAACGCGCGATGGAGCACAAGCATACCGTCCGCGTCGGCCGCTCCCACGGCATCCACGCCGAGCCGACGACAATGGGCCTCACCTTCGCCCGCTTCTACGCCGAGATGGATCGCAACAAGGCCCGCCTCAAGGCCGCCCGCGAAGAGATTGCCACAGGGGCCATCTCCGGCGCCGTCGGCACCTTCGCCAACATCGACCCGGCGGTGGAAGAACACGTCTGCGCCAAGCTCGGCCTGCACCCCGAGCCGATCTCCACCCAAGTGATCCCCCGTGACCGCCACGCCATGTTCTTCGCCGTCCTCGGGGTGATCGCCTCGAGCATCGAAAACGTCGCCATCGAGATCCGCCATATGCAGCGCACCGAGGTGCTGGAAGGCGCCGAGTTCTTCTCCATGGGCCAGAAGGGCAGCTCCGCCATGCCCCACAAGAAGAACCCGGTGCTGACCGAAAACCTCACCGGCCTCGCCCGGCTCGTCCGCATGGCCGTGATCCCGGCAATGGAAAACGTGGCCCTCTGGCACGAGCGCGACATCTCCCACTCCTCCGTCGAGCGCGCCATCGGCCCCGACGCCACCATCACGCTGGACTTCGCCCTGAAACGCCTCACCGGCGTCATCGACAAGATGCTGATCTTCCCCGAGAACATGCTCGACAACATGAACAAGTTCCCCGGCCTCGTGATGAGTCAACGCGTCCTCCTCGCCCTAACCCAGGCCGGCGTGAGCCGCGAAGACGCCTACGCCATGGTCCAGCGCAACGCCCTGAAGGTCTGGGAAGACCGCGTCGATTTCCGCGAACAGCTGCTGGCCGACGCCGATGTGGTCGCCGCTCTCGGAGAAGAGGCCATCAACGAGAAGTTCGACATGGGCTACCACACCAAACACGTCGACACGATCTTCACCCGCGTCTTCGGCTAA
- the murI gene encoding glutamate racemase, with product MAVGIFDSGIGGLTVLDAVQKRLPDQAFVYYGDHAHSPYGVRTADNIHDLTRAAVERLWNEGCDLVVLACNTASAAALRRMQEAGVPEGKRVLGVFVPLIEALTERQWGDNSPPREVAVKHVALFATPATVASRAFQRELAFRAIGVDVEAQACGGVVDAIEDGDMILAEALVHSHVDALKRKMPTPEAAILGCTHYPIMEEAFQEALGPEVSVYSQASIVADSLADYLTRHPDKLGAGEETKYLTTGDPRKVTDQATRFLRRRVEFVSA from the coding sequence ATGGCGGTTGGCATTTTCGACTCAGGGATCGGCGGGCTCACCGTGCTGGACGCGGTGCAGAAACGGCTGCCCGATCAGGCGTTTGTCTATTATGGCGACCATGCCCACAGCCCCTATGGCGTGCGTACCGCCGACAACATCCATGACCTGACCCGGGCCGCCGTGGAGCGGCTGTGGAACGAGGGCTGCGATCTGGTCGTGCTGGCCTGCAACACGGCGAGCGCCGCGGCGTTGCGGCGGATGCAGGAGGCCGGGGTGCCCGAGGGCAAACGGGTGCTTGGCGTCTTCGTGCCGCTGATCGAGGCGCTGACCGAGCGGCAGTGGGGCGATAACTCGCCCCCTCGCGAGGTTGCGGTGAAGCATGTGGCGCTGTTTGCCACGCCTGCCACGGTTGCCAGCCGCGCCTTTCAGCGCGAGCTGGCGTTTCGGGCGATTGGCGTTGATGTCGAGGCGCAGGCCTGCGGCGGGGTGGTGGATGCCATCGAGGATGGCGACATGATCCTGGCCGAGGCGCTGGTGCACAGCCATGTCGATGCGCTCAAGCGCAAGATGCCCACCCCCGAGGCCGCCATTCTGGGCTGCACGCATTACCCCATCATGGAAGAGGCCTTTCAGGAGGCGCTCGGCCCGGAGGTGAGCGTGTACAGCCAGGCCAGCATCGTGGCCGACAGCCTTGCCGATTATCTCACCCGCCACCCCGACAAGCTGGGCGCCGGCGAGGAGACGAAATATCTCACCACCGGCGATCCGCGCAAGGTGACGGATCAGGCCACGCGTTTCTTGCGACGAAGGGTCGAGTTTGTCTCGGCCTGA
- a CDS encoding lysophospholipid acyltransferase family protein: MDQRHQVARDITYANSVRSKPGRAFVKLLENATGRIGLIKRADGYESDVAQGEDFWDVIRRRYGLSLRITRGSLGNIPTTGPLVLVANHPYGILDGLMMGHILSQTRGDFRILAHQVFKRSEELNRIILPIDFDGSREAQATNLATRKESLAYLGQGGAIGVFPGGTVSTSARLLSRPLDPGWRRFTAKMIAKSNATVVPVFFEGANSRLFQMASHIHSTLRIALLIKEFRARIDEPVDVAIGQPIPRHEIDSRAGDPKALMDFLREATYSLSNTPVRAREYGKEFEDFHKA; this comes from the coding sequence ATGGACCAGCGCCACCAGGTCGCCCGTGACATCACCTATGCCAACTCGGTGCGCTCCAAGCCGGGCCGTGCCTTCGTGAAGCTGCTGGAAAACGCCACCGGGCGGATCGGCCTGATCAAGCGGGCCGATGGCTACGAGAGCGACGTGGCGCAGGGCGAGGACTTCTGGGATGTGATCCGCCGCCGCTATGGCCTGAGCCTGCGCATCACGCGGGGTAGCCTCGGCAACATCCCAACCACCGGGCCGCTGGTGCTGGTGGCCAACCATCCCTACGGCATCCTCGACGGGCTGATGATGGGCCATATCCTCAGCCAGACCCGAGGCGATTTCCGCATTCTGGCGCATCAGGTCTTCAAGCGCTCCGAAGAGCTGAACCGGATCATCCTGCCGATCGACTTTGATGGCAGCCGCGAGGCCCAGGCCACCAACCTCGCCACCCGCAAGGAGTCGCTGGCCTATCTGGGGCAGGGCGGGGCGATCGGGGTGTTTCCGGGCGGCACGGTGAGCACCTCGGCGCGCCTGCTCTCGCGCCCGCTCGATCCGGGCTGGCGGCGCTTTACCGCCAAGATGATCGCCAAGTCGAATGCAACCGTGGTGCCGGTGTTCTTCGAGGGGGCCAACAGCCGGTTGTTCCAGATGGCCAGCCATATCCATTCGACCCTCCGGATCGCCCTGCTGATCAAGGAGTTCCGCGCCCGCATCGACGAGCCGGTGGATGTGGCCATTGGCCAGCCGATCCCGCGGCATGAAATCGACAGTCGCGCGGGCGATCCCAAAGCTCTGATGGATTTCCTGCGCGAGGCAACGTATAGCCTGTCGAACACGCCGGTTCGTGCACGCGAATACGGCAAGGAATTCGAGGATTTTCACAAGGCGTAA
- the ccmE gene encoding cytochrome c maturation protein CcmE: MAGLKGLKKRRRVQVLAVAAVALALSGGLIGYGFKDGINFFRSPSQVMESPPSPNEVFRIGGLVEEGSIVRGEGETVRFSVTDGGAVVPVEFTGILPDLFGEGQGMVGTGSYDGRVFRATEILAKHDETYMPKEVVDALKEQGVYVEPES, translated from the coding sequence ATGGCCGGGCTCAAGGGGCTTAAGAAGCGGCGCAGGGTGCAGGTGCTGGCGGTGGCCGCCGTGGCGCTGGCGCTCTCGGGCGGGCTTATCGGCTATGGCTTCAAGGATGGTATCAACTTCTTCCGCTCGCCCAGCCAGGTGATGGAGAGCCCGCCCAGCCCGAATGAGGTGTTCCGCATCGGCGGGCTGGTGGAAGAGGGCTCGATCGTGCGCGGCGAGGGGGAGACGGTGCGCTTTTCAGTCACCGATGGCGGCGCGGTGGTGCCGGTGGAGTTCACCGGCATCCTGCCCGACCTCTTTGGCGAGGGGCAGGGCATGGTGGGCACCGGCAGCTATGACGGTCGGGTGTTCAGGGCCACGGAGATTTTGGCCAAGCATGACGAGACCTACATGCCCAAAGAGGTTGTGGACGCGCTGAAGGAGCAGGGCGTTTACGTGGAGCCTGAGAGCTGA
- the ilvN gene encoding acetolactate synthase small subunit: MAALKLKKGLSKHSAYDLKDPNAEVIETHTLAVLVENEAGVLARVIGLFSGRGYNIESLTVAEVDHEGHRSRITIVTTGTPGIIEQIKAQLGRLVPVHEVHDLTVEGPAVERELALFMVAGEGEKRVEALRLADIFRANVVDSTLHSFIFEMTGPSEKIDAFADLMRPLGLSEIARTGVVALSRGEKG, from the coding sequence ATGGCCGCGCTGAAACTCAAGAAGGGTCTGTCGAAGCATTCCGCCTACGACCTGAAGGACCCCAACGCCGAAGTGATCGAAACCCACACCCTCGCGGTGCTGGTCGAAAACGAGGCCGGGGTGCTGGCGCGGGTGATCGGGCTGTTCTCGGGCCGGGGCTACAACATCGAAAGCCTCACCGTGGCCGAGGTCGACCACGAGGGCCACCGCTCGCGCATCACCATCGTCACCACCGGCACCCCCGGGATCATCGAGCAGATCAAGGCCCAGCTCGGCCGCCTCGTGCCGGTCCACGAGGTCCACGACCTCACCGTCGAAGGCCCCGCCGTCGAGCGCGAACTGGCGCTGTTCATGGTGGCGGGCGAAGGCGAAAAGCGCGTCGAAGCCCTGCGCCTGGCCGATATCTTCCGCGCCAACGTGGTCGACAGCACGCTGCACAGCTTCATCTTCGAGATGACCGGCCCCTCCGAAAAGATCGACGCCTTCGCCGACCTCATGCGCCCCCTCGGCCTGAGCGAAATCGCCCGCACCGGCGTCGTGGCGCTCTCACGCGGCGAAAAGGGCTGA
- the argC gene encoding N-acetyl-gamma-glutamyl-phosphate reductase, producing MTAKIAILGASGYTGAELVRIIASHPGMEVAALAADRKAGMEMRDVFPHLAHLDLPKLVTIDEIDFGQIDLCFAALPHVTSQQVIPGLPEGLKVVDLSADFRLRDPAEYEKWYGQPHQAVELQKEAVYGLTEFYRDEIRGARFVAGTGCNAATGMFSLLPLFRAGMIDPDSVILDMKVGVSGAGRSLKENLLHAELSEGWMPYAAGGKHRHLGEFDQEFSRAAGREVRVQFTPTLIPANRGILSAAYVQGEAAALHAALVAAYEGEPFVHVLPMGQVPSTRSIRGSNMVHLGVAQERARGRATVFAALDNLTKGSSGQAVQNANLMLGLPETEGLMMAPLFP from the coding sequence ATGACCGCAAAGATCGCCATTCTCGGCGCGTCCGGCTACACCGGCGCCGAACTCGTCAGGATCATCGCCTCGCACCCCGGGATGGAGGTGGCCGCGCTGGCTGCCGACCGCAAGGCCGGGATGGAGATGCGCGATGTCTTCCCGCATCTGGCCCATCTCGACCTGCCCAAGCTGGTGACGATCGACGAGATCGACTTTGGCCAGATCGACCTTTGTTTTGCCGCGCTGCCGCATGTGACCAGCCAGCAGGTGATCCCCGGTCTGCCCGAGGGGTTGAAAGTGGTGGATCTTTCGGCCGACTTCCGGCTGCGCGATCCGGCGGAATACGAAAAGTGGTACGGCCAGCCGCATCAGGCGGTGGAGCTTCAGAAAGAGGCGGTCTATGGCCTCACCGAGTTTTACCGCGACGAGATCCGGGGCGCGCGTTTCGTGGCCGGGACGGGCTGTAATGCGGCGACCGGTATGTTTTCGCTCCTGCCGCTGTTCAGGGCCGGGATGATCGATCCGGACTCGGTGATCCTCGACATGAAGGTTGGGGTTTCGGGCGCCGGGCGGAGCCTGAAGGAGAACCTGCTGCATGCCGAGCTCTCCGAGGGCTGGATGCCCTATGCGGCGGGCGGCAAGCATCGGCACTTGGGCGAGTTCGACCAGGAGTTTTCAAGGGCGGCGGGGCGCGAGGTGCGGGTGCAGTTCACCCCCACGCTGATCCCGGCAAACCGGGGCATCCTTTCGGCGGCCTATGTGCAGGGCGAGGCTGCGGCGCTTCATGCGGCGCTGGTCGCGGCCTATGAGGGCGAACCTTTCGTGCATGTGCTGCCGATGGGGCAGGTGCCCTCGACCCGCTCGATCCGGGGCAGCAACATGGTGCATCTGGGCGTGGCGCAGGAGCGGGCCCGGGGCCGGGCGACGGTGTTTGCCGCCCTCGATAACCTGACCAAGGGCTCCAGCGGGCAGGCGGTGCAGAACGCCAACCTGATGCTGGGGTTGCCGGAAACCGAGGGGCTGATGATGGCCCCGTTGTTCCCGTAA